GAACCATTGCCGCACCCATCCATGCCTCCCTGTCCGGAAAAGTGACCCAGGTCGCTCCTTCTCCTCATCCCAGCGGAAATCAGATCCTTTCCATTACCATCGAGTCTGATAAGCAGGACGAATGGATCGGGGATTTTGAAGAGCATCCTGATTATCTGAACCTTGATCCGGACACGACTAAGAAGATCATTACCAAAGCGGGAATTGTGGGACTGGGAGGAGCGGCTTTTCCGACCCATGTCAAGCTGAACCCTCCCAAAGACAAGAAAATTCACACCTTGATTCTAAACGGCGTGGAATGTGAACCGTATCTGACCTCCGATCACCGCCTGATGGTTGAACAGCCCCAGGAGGTCATTGAAGGGTTAAAGATTTTAACCCGGATCCTCGGAATTAAAAAAGCCTATATCGGCATCGAAGACAACAAACCTGACGCCCTTCGTATTATGGAAGAAGCGGTCGGTCGGGAAGGAGATCGGCTTGTCGAAACGAAAGTCGTTGAACTCGAGACGAAATATCCCCAGGGGGGGGAAAAACAGCTGATTCAGGCGATTCTGGGACTTGAGGTTCCAAACGGAGGTCTTCCGATGGATCTCGGCCTGGTGGTCCAGAATGTTGGAACAGCGGCGGCGGTCTACGAAGCTGTTCGTTTCGGAAGACCCCTGATTGACCGGATTATAACCGTAACGGGAAGAGGTGTCATGCAGCCGAAGAACCTGCGTGTCCGGATCGGCACGCGGGTTGAAGATATTATCAATTACTGCGGCGGTTTTGCAGGGGAGCCGGGAAAGGTTATCATGGGCGGCCCGATGATGGGACCTGCCCAGTTTACACTGGATACCCCCGTGGTGAAAGGGACCGGCGGCATTCTGATTTTTCCGAAGGAAGAGGTTTCCATCGAGGAGAGCAGGGCCTGTATCCGGTGCGCCGCCTGTATCGAAGCCTGTCCGGTCGGACTACTTCCCAATATGCTTTCGGTCACCGCGGAAGTCCTGAATTTTACCGAGGCGAGAAAATATCATCCCCTGGCCTGCATTGAGTGCGGGTGTTGTTCCTATGTCTGCCCTTCGCGCAGGCCGATTGTCCACCAGATCCGCCACATCAAGATGGATCTGGCATCGACAAAGAAAAAAGTTGTGATGG
This window of the Nitrospirota bacterium genome carries:
- the rsxC gene encoding electron transport complex subunit RsxC; its protein translation is MIIKGKKFPGGIHPFYGKEFTQGGATETLPLPDKVIIPLSQHIGAPCKPLVAIGALVKKGELIGETTGTIAAPIHASLSGKVTQVAPSPHPSGNQILSITIESDKQDEWIGDFEEHPDYLNLDPDTTKKIITKAGIVGLGGAAFPTHVKLNPPKDKKIHTLILNGVECEPYLTSDHRLMVEQPQEVIEGLKILTRILGIKKAYIGIEDNKPDALRIMEEAVGREGDRLVETKVVELETKYPQGGEKQLIQAILGLEVPNGGLPMDLGLVVQNVGTAAAVYEAVRFGRPLIDRIITVTGRGVMQPKNLRVRIGTRVEDIINYCGGFAGEPGKVIMGGPMMGPAQFTLDTPVVKGTGGILIFPKEEVSIEESRACIRCAACIEACPVGLLPNMLSVTAEVLNFTEARKYHPLACIECGCCSYVCPSRRPIVHQIRHIKMDLASTKKKVVMV